The following coding sequences lie in one Desulfitibacter sp. BRH_c19 genomic window:
- a CDS encoding L-seryl-tRNA(Sec) selenium transferase has translation MKQQNILRRLPSINELATEIKNNYQDEYSFNLIVECSREVLNMVRREVKNNPEQAFLEEDLPRRVEDLLRKETTNSLRNVINATGIILHTNLGRALLSKKAQIAVKNILDGYCNLEIDLETGKRGSRYSHVESLLTRITGAEGALVVNNNAAAVFLILQALSKEKEVIVSRGQLVEIGGSFRVPEILAASGARLVEVGTTNKTKAADYEKAITEETALLLKVHTSNYRILGFTEEVSVEEMSSLGKKYNIPVIEDLGSGFLVSLKKFGITDEPTVQESVAGGADVVSFSGDKLLGGPQAGIIVGKNKYLDIIKKNPLNRALRVDKMTLAVLEATLREYLYETNVLEINPTLRMLTVSQEDLKQKAEILLNCINSKLGNLVEAGIMENYSEAGGGSLPTTKLPTWVTALKPMKGSINKLAESLRSGFPSILTRIENNYILMDVRTIEEKHFEVICTRLYEEIKE, from the coding sequence ATGAAACAGCAAAATATTTTAAGAAGGCTTCCTTCAATTAATGAATTAGCTACCGAAATTAAGAATAATTATCAAGATGAATACTCCTTTAATCTTATAGTAGAGTGTTCTAGGGAAGTACTAAACATGGTTCGTCGTGAAGTCAAAAATAATCCAGAGCAGGCTTTCTTAGAAGAAGATTTACCACGAAGAGTCGAAGATTTGTTGAGAAAAGAGACTACCAACAGTCTAAGAAACGTAATCAACGCAACAGGAATTATTTTACATACAAATTTGGGGAGGGCCTTGCTTAGTAAGAAGGCCCAAATTGCCGTGAAAAATATCTTGGATGGATACTGTAATCTGGAAATTGACTTGGAAACAGGTAAAAGAGGAAGCCGCTATAGTCATGTGGAAAGCCTTCTTACCCGGATAACAGGTGCAGAAGGAGCTTTGGTAGTTAATAATAATGCAGCCGCAGTATTTTTAATATTACAAGCCCTTTCTAAAGAAAAAGAGGTAATTGTATCTAGGGGGCAGCTTGTTGAGATAGGTGGATCATTTAGAGTCCCAGAAATTCTAGCTGCAAGTGGAGCAAGACTAGTAGAAGTTGGAACCACAAACAAAACAAAAGCAGCGGACTATGAAAAGGCAATAACTGAGGAAACAGCTCTTCTTCTAAAGGTACATACTAGCAATTATCGTATTTTAGGGTTTACTGAAGAAGTTAGTGTTGAGGAAATGAGTTCTCTGGGCAAAAAATATAATATTCCCGTAATTGAAGATTTGGGTAGTGGTTTTCTTGTTAGCTTAAAAAAATTCGGAATTACAGATGAACCAACGGTACAGGAATCTGTAGCAGGGGGCGCGGATGTTGTTTCTTTTAGTGGCGATAAGCTTTTAGGAGGGCCTCAGGCAGGTATTATTGTTGGGAAAAATAAATATCTGGATATTATCAAAAAAAATCCACTAAACAGAGCTTTAAGGGTAGATAAAATGACATTGGCTGTACTTGAAGCCACTTTAAGAGAATACTTATATGAAACCAATGTGCTAGAAATAAATCCAACGTTACGAATGCTCACAGTCTCACAAGAGGATCTGAAACAAAAGGCTGAAATTCTATTAAATTGTATAAACTCTAAACTTGGAAATCTTGTTGAAGCTGGAATTATGGAAAACTACTCTGAAGCTGGAGGCGGCTCTTTACCTACAACAAAATTACCAACATGGGTTACAGCACTAAAACCCATGAAAGGATCAATTAATAAGCTTGCTGAAAGCCTAAGAAGTGGATTTCCTTCTATACTTACAAGAATTGAAAATAATTATATTTTAATGGATGTAAGAACCATTGAAGAAAAACATTTTGAGGTTATATGTACAAGGCTCTACGAGGAAATCAAGGAGTGA